In Nonomuraea sp. NBC_00507, the following are encoded in one genomic region:
- a CDS encoding COG1470 family protein, which produces MTTSRSRGALARLAALHAVGVTLLVAMVAFATPSDADITWSVVPADANGPDGRSVIDLELAGGQQVIEHVAVINRSTQPVDFGIDANDGYLTSKGYFDMRPSDAEPVDGGAWLEVPDKVTTAAGATSVVPVKVSIPQNATPGDHPAGVTASLETISGQVRVQNRVGVRLNIRVTGDYVAKVAVTDVRAEYTGSWNPFAAGSVEVTYTVANAGNVRLVTDNRVLTSTFVGESSWSDPSAAKAREIMPGGSRTFVARVPGAWPLGPIGTTIAAIPSPAGKPVPGVTAERVAIDTTVWALPWPQLALLALLVLAFFAIRVLAAWRRRRIEKLIMLHTRGTPQEA; this is translated from the coding sequence TTGACCACAAGCCGTTCGCGAGGCGCCCTCGCCCGCCTCGCCGCCCTGCACGCTGTGGGCGTGACCCTGCTGGTCGCCATGGTCGCATTCGCCACCCCGTCCGACGCCGATATCACCTGGTCGGTCGTGCCGGCCGACGCCAACGGTCCCGACGGCCGCAGCGTCATCGATCTCGAACTCGCCGGCGGACAACAGGTGATCGAGCACGTGGCGGTCATCAACCGCTCCACCCAGCCGGTCGACTTCGGGATCGACGCCAACGACGGCTACCTGACCTCCAAGGGCTACTTCGACATGCGGCCCTCGGACGCCGAACCGGTCGACGGCGGCGCATGGCTGGAGGTTCCCGACAAGGTGACCACCGCCGCCGGAGCCACCTCCGTCGTGCCGGTGAAGGTGTCGATCCCGCAGAACGCGACTCCTGGAGATCACCCCGCGGGTGTGACCGCGTCCCTGGAGACGATCTCCGGTCAGGTGCGGGTCCAGAACCGGGTGGGCGTCCGCCTGAACATCCGCGTCACCGGCGACTATGTGGCCAAGGTCGCCGTGACCGACGTGCGGGCCGAATACACGGGGTCGTGGAACCCCTTCGCCGCGGGATCCGTCGAGGTGACCTACACCGTGGCCAACGCCGGCAACGTCCGGCTGGTCACGGACAACCGAGTCCTGACGTCCACCTTCGTGGGTGAGAGCAGCTGGAGTGACCCGTCCGCGGCCAAGGCCAGGGAGATCATGCCGGGCGGCAGCCGCACGTTCGTCGCACGGGTGCCCGGCGCCTGGCCGCTGGGGCCGATCGGTACGACGATCGCGGCGATCCCCTCGCCCGCGGGCAAGCCGGTCCCGGGCGTCACCGCCGAAAGGGTGGCGATCGACACCACGGTCTGGGCACTACCGTGGCCGCAGCTCGCCCTCCTCGCCCTCCTCGTCCTCGCCTTCTTCGCCATCCGGGTGCTCGCCGCCTGGCGCCGCAGGCGGATCGAGAAGCTGATCATGCTCCACACCCGGGGAACGCCTCAGGAGGCGTGA